The Actinomadura graeca nucleotide sequence GGCGATGGGCGCGTGCGCAGCCACCGGCATGAGCACCGGCAGCCCGACGGAAACCCGACGGTTCCACCGTCAGAGCCCCCCGCGCCTCCGGAGCCTCCGGAGCCCCCGGAATCGGCGGGACCGCCGGAGCCGCCGTTGCCGCCGGAATCGGCGAAACAGCCGCGCGACCGCCACGAAGAGCCGATCAGCGGCCGGATCGTCCCGTCCTCGTCGCACCACACGTGCACGCACGGATGCGATTGCTGGAAGAAGGGTTTCCAGGACTACATCGACCGGAGTCCCGAACGCGAACCCCACGAAACCGACAACCAGGAGGCGCACGCGCTCCTGGTGGCGCGCAACCGGGCCATCCGCGACGTCCGGCGCCGCAGAGGCGAGCTCGCCGCGGCCCGCCACAGCGTGATCTCCGGTCACGGCGCGCTCCAGGAGCGGATGAACCGGATGCGCTCGCTCACCGGGCGGCGCGTCCTGCCCGGCCTCGCCGAGCGCCACAGCGCCGAGGGCTCGCGTGAGGAGCCGAGGCCGCCGTTCTGGCTGCGGGTCGTCCACTGGCCGGTGGTGATCTCGGCCGGGCTGTTCGACCTCTGGTACTTCATGCAGATCTTCCAGCTGATCAGCCTCGGCAACCGGTCGGCGAGCCTGCTGGACATCATCGTCACCGCGCTTCCGGGACTCGTCCTCGCGGTCGGGCTCGTCGTCTCCGGGCACCTCGTCGGCGCGCCCCTCTACCGGGCGATGCGGCGGCACGAGGCACTGCAGGAGCAGCGCCGGGGGCTGAAGCGGTGGATCTGCGGGCTGTGGCCCTGGCCCATGCGGCTCGCCCTGCCGATGACGCTCATCTTCATCACGGGACTGTGGGGCGCGTTCCGGGCGATCGAGGCGAACGGCGGCCAGGCCAAGGTCTCGATGCAGATGGTCGGCCTGCTCGTGATGGCCCTGGCGGTCACCGCCATCGTGATCAAGGCGGCCGCCTACGACCCGGTCGCGGAGGGCAGGGGCGACGCACGACGCGATCTGCTTCTGGTGCGGGTCCGGCTGGGGTGGTACCGACGGCAGGCCCATCGCAAGCTCGCCGAGTGCCGCCGGTCATGGAGCGACCTCTGCGCACTGCGGGACGAGGTGGTCGCCCAGGTGCGCGGGCGCTATGGCGAGGCATACGAGTTCATCACCTACGCGCGCGGCATGCACGGCAAGGCCGGGCAGCTGCCTCCCTCGTTCGCCACGATGGCCGCGTTCGAACCCGACCCCGAGTCGCTGGCCGGCCGGGTCGAGAGCGACTTCCAAGCCGTCGACCAGCCGCCACCGGAGTTCGCGGACCTGCGCGAGGTGCAACGGGTGATCCTGAAGTACGACCCGGAGTCGATGGCGGAGGAACTCGCACGCCTCACGGGCGAGGCCGACAGTCAGCTGACCGTCACGTCGGCTCTTTCGGGCGAAGCCGCGAGGTAGCCAAGGTCGGCGACCGGCGCCAGGCGAGTCGTGCCGGATCCACAGGAAGCTCGGACGGTCCGATCGATTGATCTATAGACGATCGGACCGTCTTTGTTGCAGAGGGCTCAGATGTACCTCAGCCAGGAATTTGAGCGCGATCTCGACCAGAGAGGAGGAGGTGCCTCCCGAACCTTGTGATCGATCGTTCGATCTAGTACGGTGCAGTCACGTTGCCTGACGGCGAGCCGCGGACCAGGGCGCCCCAGCAGGCCCGTCGCGACCGGGAGGTCGATGATGGTTTCCGACACCCGACTGCGCTGGACCAGGCACCGGTTCGCCGAGCCGTACGGCGATCACGCCGCCAAGGCGCGCGGCCTGCTCGTGGACGCGCACGAGCCCCCACCCCAGCGCTAAAGGAGCACACCATCATGCCGAAGAGACGGAGAGACCCGCTGGGCCGCCTTTCCTCAGCCGTCGTCATGCTCACCGTCCTCGCCACGGCGGCCGGCTGCGGTTCGGGCGCCTCCGACTCCAGCTCATCGGACGGCACGCCGAAGATCACCGTGCTGCGCTCCACCGGCGCGCTCTTCGAACCGCTCTACATCGCGGAACAGCAGGGCTACTTCAAGAACGCGGGCCTGGACGTGACCATCAAGGCAGGCGCGCAGGACACCTCGCAGAACGCGCCGTCCGTCCTCAGGGGCGAGGCCCAGTTCGCGATGACCGACAGTTCCGGCTTCCTCAAGGGCGCCGCGAAGAACATGCCGATCCGTATCGTCACCGGGCTGGCGTCCGCCACCACGAGGACCGTCCCCACCGATGGCCTCCTGGTCAGGAAGGGCGGCTCCATCACGTCCTTCAAGGACCTGGAGGGCAAGACCGTCGGGCTCGCAGCGCTCGGTGGCACGTTCCAGTTCATCGTCGAGTACCTGACGGAGAAGGACGGCGGCGACCCCGGCAAGGTCAAGTTCGTCTCCCTGCCGACCCCCTCGCTCACCGACGCCGCCGTCAGCGGCAAGACCGACGCCGTCTACTCCTTCGGTGCCTTCTACGCGGCCGGAAAGCAGGCCGGGCTCACGTCGATCGGTAACGGCATGAACGACCTGCCCGGCATCGCCCAGGGCGTCCTCTTCTCCTCACAGAGCTACCTGTCGGCCAATGCCACGGTCGCGAAGAAGTTCACCGACGCCGTCGCCCAGGCCATCACGTACGCCAATGCCCATCCCGAGGCAGTAAGGGCGGTCGACAAGCAGTACACCCAACTGCCCCCCGCCTACCTCGACAAAGCGCCGGTCTCTTACTACGACAAGAGCATCAACACCGCGGTGATGCACACCGTGAGCACGAAGATGCACCAGTACGGCATTCTCAGCAGCGCGCCGAGGGACGACGTCCTCTACTGGGACAAGATCTCGGCCGCCGTCGGCGGACGCCAGTAGGGCGATGCCATGGCCATGTCCACAATGCGCGGGCGCAGGGCCGCCGACCGGGTGTCCCTCACCTCACGCGAGGGACGCAAAGGTCCGGGACGACGCGGACTCTTCCTGCTCCAACTGTCCGCCGTAATGGCCGTCCTCCTCATCTGGGCGGTCATCACGGCGGCCGGTTTTGTGAGCTCCACGGCGTTGCCCGGCCCGCTATCGGTGTTCGGGCGGTTTCCCGGCCTGCTTGGCAGCGATGCGTACTGGCAGGCGGTGGGGGACACCCTGGGTGGAGCATTGACGGGCTTTCTTCTGGCCGTCGTGTTCGGAGTCCCGCTGGGGCTGGTGACGGGCACGTACGCGGTGGCCGAACAGTCATCCCGGCTGCTCGTGGACGTGCTGCGCTCGTTCCCCGTCATCGCGCTGCTGCCGGTCTTCCTGCTCGTGCTGGGATCGACACCGGCGATGAAGAGCACCGTCGTCTTCCTGGCCTGCGTCTTCCCCCTCTTCTTGCAGGCCCAGTACGGCGCCCGGTCCGTCCCCCCGATGATCGCTGAGACGGTCCACGGCTACCGCGTCCCGAGACTGCTGCGCTTCCGCAGGGTGGTCCTACCCAGCGCCACGCCCTCGATCATGACCGGTCTGCGGCTCGCGGGGACGACGTCCGTGCTCGTGGCGATCGGCGTCGAGGTGCTCACCACGCTGCCCGGCATCGGCCACGAGGTCGTCCAGGCGCAGCAGGGCGGCGCATCCGCGTCGGCGTACGCGTACATCCTCACCGCGGGGGCGATCGGGTACGCGATCAACCTGCTGTCCCAGTTCGCCGAGATGCGGCTGTTGCGCTGGCGCCGGCTGAGGCACACCGATTGAGGAGGGAGGAGCCATGTCCCTGAGACCATCGGGCGCTTTCTGGCCGTCCGCGCTCAAGCAATTGTGGCTGCCGGTCCTGTGCGTCGCCGGGCTGCTGCTCGGCACCGCCGGAAGCACCAGTTTCTATTTCCCACCGGCGACGGACGTGCTGGCCACCCTGTGGCGGGAACTCGTGCACGACGGGCTGGCGGCCGACCTCCTGTTCTCACTGCGCAACATCATGGTCGGGCTGGCCATCGCCATTGTCGCCGGGGTCGGCGCGGGACTCGTCATCGGCGAGACCGAACTGCTGCGGCAGGCGACCACCCCTCTGCTGGATTTCGCCCGAGCGACCCCGACGGTGGCGTTCGTCCCCGTCATCATCCTCACCCTCGGCATCGGCTCCGGCCCCAAGATCTTCTTGATCGCCCTCGGCTCCGTCTGGCCGATCCTGCTCAACACCGTCAGCGGCGTCCACGGCATCAACCCGGCCGTGCACGAGACAACGCGGAGCTACCGCATTCCGGTGCGGTTGCGGCTGCTCAAGGTCGTTCTGCCCGGCGCCCTGCCGCAGATCTTCGCGGGGATCCGTGTCGCCCTGTCGATCGCGGTGGTCCTCATGGTCGTCAGCGAGATCTACGGCTCCCCGGTGGGCCTGGGGAACTTCATCCTGCAAAGCGGCTCCGGCTTCGCCGTCCCGGAGGTCTGGGCGGGCACGGTGCTCATCGGCATCCTCGGCTACGGCCTGAGCGTGCTTCTTCTCGCGGCCGAATACGTCCTGCTCGGCTGGTACCACGAGCGGCCGCCCCGCAACCGGCGGGCCAGGTCCCTGCCCCGGAACGAGGTCACGACATCATGAAACGCGGATCCAGCCTCGTCGTGGAGGACGTCGGCAAGACGTTCGGCCGTGGCGTGGACGAGCACCGGGTGATCGAGGGCCTGTCACTGCGAGTCGATCCCGGAGAGTTCGTCTGTATCGTCGGCCCGTCCGGCGCGGGCAAGACCACGTTGCTGCGCTGCCTGTCCGGGCTGACCCGTCCCAGCTCGGGCACCGTGCGCTACGGTGACCGGCCGGTCGTCAAGCCGCTGGCCGACATAGCGGTGGTGTTCCAGGACTACCGCGGCTCACTGCTGCCATGGATGCGGGTCCGGGACAACGTGGCCTTCCCGCTGGAGGGCATGGGCGTCAAGCGGGCCGAGCGCCGCGCGCGCGCCGACGAGTGTCTGGTCTCCGTGGGCCTCGCTGGTGTCGGGGACAAGTACCCCTGGCAGCTCTCGGGCGGCATGCAGCAACGGGTCGCCATAGCCCGCGGTCTCGCCTACGAGGCGCCCGTGCTGCTGATGGACGAGCCTTTCGGCTCCGTGGACGCCCAATCCCGCTTCGACCTGGAGGACCTGACGCTGGCACTGCGCGCGGAGCTCGGCATCACCGTCATCGTCGTCACCCACGACATCGACGAAGCCGTGTACCTCGGTGACCGCGTCGTCGTCCTGGGCGGCCGTCCGACCACGGTCGTCGACAGTCTCAAGGTCGATCTGGGCGCGGCCCGCGACCAGATCACCACCCGCGCCGACGCCCGCTTCGCCGACCTGCGCACCCGCGTGCTGACCAGGGTCCGCGGACCTCGAACGGAAAGCGGACCAAGGCACCGGACGCCGTCCGCGACCTAGCAGACCCAAGCCCGACACCAAAGGGCACCAGCACACAGGGCGGTTTTCCTGGTGCTGCGCAGACCGGCTGATGTTCAGGAGAGGGCTCGGGCTGCGGGGGTCATCGGCACGTGTACGAGGCGAGGTCCCAAGGTGGGGTCGGCGACCTCCTTGGCCAGCTCGGATGGGTTTGCGACGGATGTGGCGGGCACGCCGAACGCGGTGGCCAGGTGCGGGAAGTCGATGCCGGGGAGTTCGAGTCCGGGCGCGTCGGTGACGCCGAGCAGGGTTCCGAACGCCTTCATCGCGGCGTACCCGCCGTTGTCGAGCACCACGAAGGTGACGTCCGTGCCGTGCTGGGCGGCGGTCCAGAGCGCCTGGGGCGAGTACAGCGAGGATCCGTCGCCGATGAGGCACACGATCCTGCGGGCGGGCCTGGCCATGGCGATGCCGACCGCGGCGGGCATGGCCCAGCCGAGCCCACCGCTGGCCGCGACGAAGAAGTCCCTGCCTGCGGTTATCGGCAGGCCCTCGTGCATCGCGTTGCGGTGCGTCGGTGCCTCCTCGACGATGACGGCGTCCGGCGGTGATGCCGAGTCGATGATCCTCATTACGTCCTCGGGGGTCAGCGCTCCGGGTCTGGAGGCGGGCGTCTTCGCGGGAGCGGGGAGGGGACGTTCCGTCACCGCGGGAAGGCGGGAGAGGAGTGCGTCGACGAACGCTCCCGCGGATGCGAGCAGGCTGTCGCCCGAGTGGGCGAGGGCCGCCTGCCGTGGGTCGTCGACCACCTGGATCAGGCGCGTCACGTCGTCGGCCGGTGGCCCCGATGAGGCGATGTGATAGGTGAAAACGGGGGCTCCGATCACCAGGACGAGGTCGTGGTCCGCCAGCCGCCGGTGGAGCCGGTCACTGACGGGTGGGAGGAACCCGGCGAACTGCGGATGGTCCTCGGGGAAGGGCGACCTGGACGCCAGGGGTGCGGTGAACACCGGGACGCCGAGGCGCTCGGCCAGGACGACGGCCTGGTCGCGGGCCCCGTCGGCGGCCACCTTGGCGCCCAGGACCAGGGCGGCGCCGCCGGCTTGGGCCATGGCGTGCGCGACCTTGGCCACGTCGCCGGGGGCCGGGGCCAAGCTCGTGCTCACCTGCCGGTGGGGGACGTGGTCGGCGGGTGCGTCCCAGTCGTCCTCGGGCACCGAGACGAAGACGGGGCCCGACGGCGGCTGGGCGGCGTACCTGAACGCCTGGGCGACCACCTCCGGGACGTCGCGGGGGCGCGCCGCCTCGGCGGCGAACTTGACGTAGGGACGCGGGAACTCGGTGGCCCGGCGGGCGTGCAGGTAAGGGTCGCCTGTCAGCAGCGAACGGCTTTGCTGTCCGGCGATGACCACCATCGGGGTGCCGTTGCGCTCCGCGGTGAACAGGCTTCCCAGGGCGTGCCCCAGACCGGCCGCCGAGTGGACCATCACCACTCCCACGGTGCCCGACGCCTGGGCATGGCCGTCGGCCATCGCGAGGGCGGCGGCCTCCTGCGGCACCATGACGTAGTCGAGGCCGTCGGGCCAGTCCCGGAAGAACCGCAGCTCGGTCGACCCGGGATTGCCGAAGATCCGGGTCACCCCGTGGGCCGCGAGGACGCCGCGCACCGCGTCACGCACCGTCGCGCTCAAGCGTCCTCCAAGGTCGCGCGGGCCGGACGGAGCCGTCCCCGGTCCAGGTCCGCCACGTCGGCGCAGCCGATCAGGGTCATGGTGCGGCGGATCTCGGTGGTGAGGATGTGCAGCACACGGTCCACCCCGGCCTCGCCCGCGGCGGCGAGCCCGTACATCCACGGGCGGCCGATCAGGCACGCCTTGGCGCCGAGGGCCAGGGCGACGAGTACGTCGCTTCCCCGCCGCACCCCGCCGTCGACCAGCACCTCGCACCGGTCCGCGACGGCGCCGGCTATGGCGGGGAGCGCGTCGAGGGAGGCCGGTACGCCGTCCGCCTGCCGCCCCCCGTGGTTGGAAACGATCACGCCGTCCGCCCCGGTCTCGACGGCCCTGCGCGCGTCGTCCGGGTCGAGGATCCCTTTCACGAACAGGGGCCCCGGCCACTCACGCCGTAGCCGGGCCAGGTCGTGCCAGTCGTAGGACGGGTTGAGCAGGTCGAGGTTGAGCCGGGCCAAGGACGAGGCCGACCCGTTCCGCCGGTGGGACAGCCCGGTCAGGTTGGCCATGGTGATGCGGGGCCCGGTGGCCAGGCCGAGCATCCAGCGTGGACGGCGCAGGACGTCGAGCGCGGTCCTGACCGTGGGACGGGGCGGGATGGTGAGGCCGTTCCTCAGGTCACGCTCCCGCGATCCGGTGACGGGGACGTCGACCGTGACCACCAGGGTCGTGCATCGTGCCCGGCGGGCCCGTTCCAGCAGCTCCATGGTCAGGCTCCAATCGCCCCAGGGGTAGAGCTGGAACCACTGCGGCGTCGAGGCCGCCGCGGCGACCTTCTCGACGGGGACGCTTGAGGCGCTGCTCACCACGGACACCGTCCCGGCCCGCTCGGCGGCACGGGCGGCGGCCGTCTCGCCGCTCCTGCCGGCCAGCCTCGACAGCCCCGTGGGCGCCAGCATGACCGGTATGTCCAGGTGCTGGCCGGCGACCCGTACTCCCGTCGAGGGGGCCGACGCGCCGGACAGCACCTTCGGATTGAGCACGTGCCGCTCGAACGCCAGCCGGTTGAGCCCGAGGGTGCGCTCGCCTTCGGCGCCGCCGTCGATGAAGTCGTACACCATGCGCGGCACCCGCCTGCGGGCGAGACGGCGTACGTCGTCGAGGCAGACCATGCTCCGGGCCAGGCGGCGGGACGCTCCCGCGCTTCCTCCCAGGCCCTTCATGACGTGGTGTCGAAGGCGGGGGTACGGGGGACGGCGGCGAGCAGCAGCGCGGCCAGCAGTGCGACGGCGGCGAAGGTGGGGAATCCCATGAGCGGGTCACGCCCGCCGACGATCCATCCGATGACGACCGGGCCGACGATCGTCCCCGACCGGCCCGCGCCCAGGCTCCACCCGAGGGCCCGGGCCCGCATGTGCGCCGGGTAGCTGCGGCTGACGTAGGCGTTGATGAGGATCTGCCCGCCGTGACCGCCGACCCCCGCGATCGCGATCGCGGCGAGGAGCGGGGGCTGCGGAAGCTTGACCACCATGACCATCAGCGCGGCCGTCATCGTGAGGTAGGTGGCGATGGCGACCCCGCGGTTGCCCCAGCGGTCCGTCGCGGAGGCCACGAACAGCGAGCCGATCACCGCGCCGAGGTTCAGCACCAGCAGGAAGACCAGCGACGAGCCGAGCGGGTACCCCGACTTGCGCATGATGCCGGGCAGCCAGGTCGCGAGGCCGAACCAGGTGAACAGGCCGCAGAACGTCGCGAGGGCGAAGACGATCGAGGCGGTGACGTAACGGGGGGCGAAGACGCCGGTGCCCGCGACGCCGGAGCGGTCCTCGGCGTGGCCGGGACGATCCTCGGCGTGGCCGGGACGATCCTCGGCGTGGACGTGTCGATCCTGGGCGGCGGGACGGTCTTCGGCGCCGGGACGGGCCGGTGCGGGCAGCCGGAACCGGCGCCGGGTCCGCTCCGCCTCGTCGTGCCGTCCGGCCGCGTCCAGGAACTCCGCGGACTCCGGCAGCTTCGCGAGCACCAGGGGCAGGAGCGCCACGCCCGGGCCGAGCGCGACGAAGAACATCCAGTGCCAGCTCAGGTGTTCGAGCACCGGGATGCCGACCAGCGCGGCGAGCACCCCGCCGAACGGAACGCCGGAGAGCATGATCGTGTAGATGAGCGTGCGGCGGGCCGGCACCGCGAACTCGAGCGTCAGGGCGGACGCCGCCGGGACGATGCCCCCGATGCCGATCCCGGCGAGGAACCGCAGCGCGCCGAGCGAGACCGGCCCGGTGGCGAATCCGCACAGGAACGTGAAGAGGGTGAAGCAGGTCAGCGAGGCGATCGCGAGCGGCCGGCGGCCGTAGCGGTCGGACGCCCAGCCGGAGCCGAGCGCGCCCACGAGCGCGCCGCCGAAGGCCGCGGCCGCGACCCAGCCGATGTTGCCCTTGGTGAAGCCGTGCCCTCCGTCGAGGAGGACGGGGACCACGGTGCCGAAGGAGATGAGGTCGTAGCCCTCGATGACCACCATCACCCAGCAGATGAGGGTGACCTGGACACAGGCTCGGACGGCCTCACGGGCCGGGTCGGCCGAGGGGGCCGTGCTGAGAACGCGGTTCGTCATGGCGACGGGTCCTTGTCAAGCGGGGTGGGTCGAATCAGGAGACGACGTGGACGTAGGTCTTGTGCTCCTGGAACTCGGCGAGCCCGCCGGGCCCGTTGAGCCTGCCGAGGCCGGACTGGCCGAAGCCGCCCTCCTCGAACTGGTCCTCCACGACCGCCCAGGTGTTGGTCCAGACGGTGCCGGCGGCGAGTCTCCGCCCGACCCGCACCGGCCGGTCGACGTCCCGGGTCCACACCGAGGCGGCGAGTCCGTACTCGGTCGCGTTGGCCAGGTCGATCGCCTGGCCTTCGGTGTCGAAGGTCTCGAAGGTCGCCACGGGGCCGAAGACCTCCTGCCGCACGATCGGATCGTGCGCGTCGGCGACCTCCAGCAGGGTGGGACGGTAGTAGCCGTTGCGGGCCGCGGGCTCGGGCCGTCCTCCCCTCACCAGCGCCCTGGCGCCGCGTCCGATCGCGGCGTCGACCTCGGCGTCGACACGGGCGGCGTTCGCGGCGTCGATCATCGGCCCCATCTGGCTCCGGGGGTCGGTGCCGGGTCCGACCCGCACGCCGCCGAGGGCCT carries:
- a CDS encoding ABC transporter substrate-binding protein, with product MPKRRRDPLGRLSSAVVMLTVLATAAGCGSGASDSSSSDGTPKITVLRSTGALFEPLYIAEQQGYFKNAGLDVTIKAGAQDTSQNAPSVLRGEAQFAMTDSSGFLKGAAKNMPIRIVTGLASATTRTVPTDGLLVRKGGSITSFKDLEGKTVGLAALGGTFQFIVEYLTEKDGGDPGKVKFVSLPTPSLTDAAVSGKTDAVYSFGAFYAAGKQAGLTSIGNGMNDLPGIAQGVLFSSQSYLSANATVAKKFTDAVAQAITYANAHPEAVRAVDKQYTQLPPAYLDKAPVSYYDKSINTAVMHTVSTKMHQYGILSSAPRDDVLYWDKISAAVGGRQ
- a CDS encoding ABC transporter permease; protein product: MAMSTMRGRRAADRVSLTSREGRKGPGRRGLFLLQLSAVMAVLLIWAVITAAGFVSSTALPGPLSVFGRFPGLLGSDAYWQAVGDTLGGALTGFLLAVVFGVPLGLVTGTYAVAEQSSRLLVDVLRSFPVIALLPVFLLVLGSTPAMKSTVVFLACVFPLFLQAQYGARSVPPMIAETVHGYRVPRLLRFRRVVLPSATPSIMTGLRLAGTTSVLVAIGVEVLTTLPGIGHEVVQAQQGGASASAYAYILTAGAIGYAINLLSQFAEMRLLRWRRLRHTD
- a CDS encoding ABC transporter permease, with the protein product MSLRPSGAFWPSALKQLWLPVLCVAGLLLGTAGSTSFYFPPATDVLATLWRELVHDGLAADLLFSLRNIMVGLAIAIVAGVGAGLVIGETELLRQATTPLLDFARATPTVAFVPVIILTLGIGSGPKIFLIALGSVWPILLNTVSGVHGINPAVHETTRSYRIPVRLRLLKVVLPGALPQIFAGIRVALSIAVVLMVVSEIYGSPVGLGNFILQSGSGFAVPEVWAGTVLIGILGYGLSVLLLAAEYVLLGWYHERPPRNRRARSLPRNEVTTS
- a CDS encoding ABC transporter ATP-binding protein; translation: MKRGSSLVVEDVGKTFGRGVDEHRVIEGLSLRVDPGEFVCIVGPSGAGKTTLLRCLSGLTRPSSGTVRYGDRPVVKPLADIAVVFQDYRGSLLPWMRVRDNVAFPLEGMGVKRAERRARADECLVSVGLAGVGDKYPWQLSGGMQQRVAIARGLAYEAPVLLMDEPFGSVDAQSRFDLEDLTLALRAELGITVIVVTHDIDEAVYLGDRVVVLGGRPTTVVDSLKVDLGAARDQITTRADARFADLRTRVLTRVRGPRTESGPRHRTPSAT
- the mdlC gene encoding benzoylformate decarboxylase, with translation MSATVRDAVRGVLAAHGVTRIFGNPGSTELRFFRDWPDGLDYVMVPQEAAALAMADGHAQASGTVGVVMVHSAAGLGHALGSLFTAERNGTPMVVIAGQQSRSLLTGDPYLHARRATEFPRPYVKFAAEAARPRDVPEVVAQAFRYAAQPPSGPVFVSVPEDDWDAPADHVPHRQVSTSLAPAPGDVAKVAHAMAQAGGAALVLGAKVAADGARDQAVVLAERLGVPVFTAPLASRSPFPEDHPQFAGFLPPVSDRLHRRLADHDLVLVIGAPVFTYHIASSGPPADDVTRLIQVVDDPRQAALAHSGDSLLASAGAFVDALLSRLPAVTERPLPAPAKTPASRPGALTPEDVMRIIDSASPPDAVIVEEAPTHRNAMHEGLPITAGRDFFVAASGGLGWAMPAAVGIAMARPARRIVCLIGDGSSLYSPQALWTAAQHGTDVTFVVLDNGGYAAMKAFGTLLGVTDAPGLELPGIDFPHLATAFGVPATSVANPSELAKEVADPTLGPRLVHVPMTPAARALS
- a CDS encoding alpha-hydroxy acid oxidase, translating into MKGLGGSAGASRRLARSMVCLDDVRRLARRRVPRMVYDFIDGGAEGERTLGLNRLAFERHVLNPKVLSGASAPSTGVRVAGQHLDIPVMLAPTGLSRLAGRSGETAAARAAERAGTVSVVSSASSVPVEKVAAAASTPQWFQLYPWGDWSLTMELLERARRARCTTLVVTVDVPVTGSRERDLRNGLTIPPRPTVRTALDVLRRPRWMLGLATGPRITMANLTGLSHRRNGSASSLARLNLDLLNPSYDWHDLARLRREWPGPLFVKGILDPDDARRAVETGADGVIVSNHGGRQADGVPASLDALPAIAGAVADRCEVLVDGGVRRGSDVLVALALGAKACLIGRPWMYGLAAAGEAGVDRVLHILTTEIRRTMTLIGCADVADLDRGRLRPARATLEDA
- a CDS encoding MFS transporter; this translates as MTNRVLSTAPSADPAREAVRACVQVTLICWVMVVIEGYDLISFGTVVPVLLDGGHGFTKGNIGWVAAAAFGGALVGALGSGWASDRYGRRPLAIASLTCFTLFTFLCGFATGPVSLGALRFLAGIGIGGIVPAASALTLEFAVPARRTLIYTIMLSGVPFGGVLAALVGIPVLEHLSWHWMFFVALGPGVALLPLVLAKLPESAEFLDAAGRHDEAERTRRRFRLPAPARPGAEDRPAAQDRHVHAEDRPGHAEDRPGHAEDRSGVAGTGVFAPRYVTASIVFALATFCGLFTWFGLATWLPGIMRKSGYPLGSSLVFLLVLNLGAVIGSLFVASATDRWGNRGVAIATYLTMTAALMVMVVKLPQPPLLAAIAIAGVGGHGGQILINAYVSRSYPAHMRARALGWSLGAGRSGTIVGPVVIGWIVGGRDPLMGFPTFAAVALLAALLLAAVPRTPAFDTTS